The Kryptolebias marmoratus isolate JLee-2015 linkage group LG18, ASM164957v2, whole genome shotgun sequence genome includes a region encoding these proteins:
- the zc3hc1 gene encoding nuclear-interacting partner of ALK: MATHGSGRLGNSNQHKASLASPEKVRELLNEGVSSPDIGSNSGPGDLKVLEVKSNTQAPCEATNKEAFYSRVESYSCSKWAGKPRTLSPLMCARYGWINVGSDMLKCSSCQAFLYASLQPCLDFKKYETRIAEISRQLQTQHEKFCPWPDFPCPERFWLVPASEPSALLNALLERFQSACPLAQQLPAMRPEQLKFMSLTEDVISVVLHLIEEEQKRKGGTPSSEALAVQVAACIVSLCGWAASSALHSMNLPILTCSYCMRKVGLWNFHQLEGIGGDVEMSPDTPGHSTPAAGPASLSTGDGLGDSSAPATPTSTPCRMKLRSQDSTRSDQGDGTSSPVASRAKSRDSPTPSEEMPSPSARGKRPATRSRGQGEALGTDGTAGLHPPKRLCLSSSGGPDDLLPKKAFDPLAQHRDWCPWISVGKENVDPGVISVSDDGSLLNQQGWKAALDLLLPTKKNSNTQGSSPGQGPRDKSKRVFAILRQWQVSSSPSQ; this comes from the exons ATGGCGACTCACGGCTCAGGTCGTCTCGGTAATTCGAATCAACACAAGGCTTCTCTCGCTTCTCCGGAGAAAGTTCGTGAACTTCTTAATGAGGGAGTATCATCACCGGACATCGGTTCCAACAG TGGACCGGGAGATTTAAAAGTTCTTGAAGTAAAAAGCAACACTCAAGCACCTTGCGAGGCAACGAACAAAGAGGCTTTTTATTCAAGAGTGGAATCATATTCa TGTTCGAAATGGGCAGGCAAGCCACGCACACTGTCCCCTCTGATGTGCGCCAGATATGGTTGGATCAACGTCGGCAGTGACATGCTGAAGTGCTCCAGCTGCCAGGCTTTCTTGTATGCATCCCTTCAACCATgtttagactttaaaaaat ATGAAACTCGCATTGCAGAAATATCTAGACAGCTTCAGACACAGCATGAGAAGTTTTGTCCTTGGCCTGACTTTCCATGTCCAG aGCGGTTCTGGTTGGTTCCAGCTTCTGAACCGTCAGCACTTCTTAATGCACTTTTGGAGCGCTTCCAGAGTGCCTGTCCTCTTGCACAGCAGTTGCCAGCCATGAGGCCAGAGCAGCTCAAGTTCATg TCGCTGACAGAGGATGTTATCAGTGTTGTCCTGCATCTCATTGAAGAAgagcaaaaaagaaagggaGGGACTCCATCCTCTGAAGCTTTGGCTGTCCAGGTGGCTGCATGCATCGTTTCTCTTTGTGGCTGGGCAGCAAG CTCAGCTCTGCATTCCATGAACCTGCCCATCCTCACCTGCTCCTACTGTATGAGGAAGGTGGGCTTGTGGAATTTCCACCAGCTAGAAGGGATCGGAGGTGACGTAGAGATGTCGCCAGACACTCCAGGACACTCCACTCCAGCTGCAGGACCTGCGTCACTGAGCACCGGTGATGGCCTGGGAGACTCCTCTGCACCTGCCACTCCAACATCGACTCCATGTCGCATGAAGCTCCGGAGCCAGGACTCCACTCGCTCTGACCAG GGTGATGGCACCTCCTCTCCCGTGGCGTCACGCGCCAAAAGCAGAGACTCACCCACTCCCAGTGAAGAAATGCCAAGTCCTTCAGCCAGAGGCAAGAGACCCGCGACTCGAAGTCGAGGACAAGGAGAAGCCTTGGGGACCGATGGCACTGCTGGTCTTCACCCTCCCAAACGCCTGTGCCTCTCATCTTCTGGTGGTCCT GATGACCTTTTGCCCAAGAAGGCATTTGATCCCCTTGCTCAGCACAGGGACTGGTGTCCCTGGATCTCTGTAGGCAAAGAGAATGTGGATCCAGGGGTTATTTCGGTGTCGGACGACGGTTCATTGCTAAATCAGCAGGGCTGGAAAGCTGCCCTGGACCTCCTCTTGCCCACAAAGAAGAACTCCAATACACAAGGAAGCAGTCCAGGACAG GGCCCTCGGGACAAGTCTAAAAGGGTGTTTGCTATATTACGTCAGTGGCAGGTATCCTCCTCTCCATCTCAGTAG
- the ube2h gene encoding ubiquitin-conjugating enzyme E2 H, translated as MSSPSPGKRRMDTDVVKLIESKHEVTILSGLNEFVVKFYGPQGTPYEGGVWKVRVDLPDKYPFKSPSIGFMNKIFHPNIDEASGTVCLDVINQTWTALYDLTNIFESFLPQLLAYPNPIDPLNGDAAAMYLHRPEEYKQKIKEYIQKYATEEALKEQEEGAGDSSSESSMSDFSEDEAQDMEL; from the exons ATGTCGTCTCCAAGTCCGGGTAAAAGGCGAATGGATACCGATGTGGTGAAACT CATCGAGAGCAAACACGAAGTCACCATCCTCAGTGGACTCAATGAATTTGTAGTGAAGTTTTATGGACCACAAGGAA CACCGTACGAAGGGGGTGTGTGGAAAGTGCGAGTAGATCTTCCTGATAAATACCCGTTCAAATCGCCGTCAATAG gaTTCATGAACAAGATTTTTCATCCCAACATTGATGAAGC GTCAGGGACAGTGTGCTTAGATGTCATCAACCAGACATGGACGGCTCTTTATG attTGACCAACATCTTTGAGTCGTTTCTGCCCCAACTGCTGGCGTACCCGAACCCCATCGATCCCCTGAATGGAGATGCAGCTGCCATGTACCTACATCGGCCAGAGGAGTACAAGCAGAAAATCAAAG AGTACATCCAGAAATATGCAACAGAGGAGGCTCTGAAGGAGCAGGAAGAGGGGGCCGGCGACTCTTCATCTGAAAGCTCCATGTCTGATTTCTCGGAAGACGAAGCCCAGGACATGGAGTTGTAG
- the klhdc10 gene encoding kelch domain-containing protein 10 has protein sequence MSDADGADSSDQLNIFEKLSSRPPHGALLAGPRTPPARSGHRCVADNANLYVFGGYNPDYDESGGSENEDYPLFRELWRYHFATGCWQQIRTEGYMPTELASMSAVLHGNNLLVFGGTGIPFGENNGNDVHVCNVKYKRWSLLNCRGKKPNRIYGQAMVIINGFLYVFGGTTGYIYSTDLHRLDLTTREWIHLKPNNPPDDLPEERYRHEIAHDGQRIYILGGGTSWTSYPLDKIHAYNLETNSWEEIPTKPHEKIGYPAPRRCHSCVQIQNDVFICGGYNGELILADLWKINLHTFQWSKLPAEMPEPAYFHCAAVTPAGCMYIHGGVVNIHENKRTGSLFKIWLTVPSLLELCWEKLLKSFPHLTSLPTFHLFNLGLTEELVERLK, from the exons ATGTCGGACGCGGACGGGGCTGACAGTTCAGACCAGCTGAATATATTTGAGAAACTGTCAAGCAGGCCGCCGCACGGAGCGCTGTTAGCAG GTCCTCGAACTCCCCCTGCCCGCAGCGGACATCGATGTGTCGCTGACAACGCCAACTTATATGTGTTTGGAGGGTACAACCCCGACTATGACGAGTCAGGAGGCTCAGAGAACGAAGACTACCCGCTGTTCAGGGAGCTTTGGAGGTACCACTTCGCTACAGGCTGCTGGCAGCAGATACGCACCGAGGGGTACATGCCCACAGAACTGGCATCCATGTCAG ctgttttgcacggTAACAACCTTCTGGTGTTCGGTGGAACCGGGATCCCTTTCGGTGAAAATAACGGCAACGACGTTCACGTTTGTAACGTGAAGTACAAGAGATGGTCGCTGCTCAACTGTCGAGGGAAGAAGCCTAACAGAATCTACGGACAG GCAATGGTCATTATAAATGGCTTCCTGTACGTGTTTGGGGGGACAACAGGATACATTTACAGCACAGACCTGCACAGGCTGGACCTGACCACCCGGGAGTGGATCCACCTCAAGCCCAACAACCCCCCTGACGACCTGCCTGAGGAACG ATACAGACATGAAATAGCACATGACGGACAGAGGATTTATATTCTGGGAGGGGGAACTTCCTGGACGTCATATCCTTTGGATAAG atacATGCCTACAATCTAGAGACAAATTCCTGGGAGGAGATTCCAACTAAACCTCATGAAAAGATAG GATATCCTGCTCCTCGAAGATGCCACAGTTGTGTGCAAATACAAAACG ATGTCTTTATCTGCGGGGGCTACAACGGTGAACTGATATTGGCGGATTTGTGGAAGATTAACCTGCACACCTTCCAGTGGAGTAAACTACCAGCAGAGATGCCTGAACCAGCTTACTTTCACTGTGCTGCGGTCACCCCG GCCGGCTGCATGTACATCCACGGCGGTGTAGTGAACATCCATGAAAACAAGAGGACTGGCTCTCTGTTTAAAATCTGGCTGACCGTCCCCAGCCTGCTGGAACTTTGCTGGGAGAAACTCCTCAAGTCTTTTCCCCACCTGACTTCTCTCCCCACCTTTCATCTGTTCAACCTGGGCCTCACAGAGGAGCTTGTAGAACGCTTGAAATGA